From Chryseobacterium tructae, one genomic window encodes:
- a CDS encoding NUDIX hydrolase, which yields MGSPKKLQDIKVAVDAVIFGYFDKKDLQILLIKRNIEPFKGGWALPGGLVLDDENLDDAVKRELHEEAGIKPDFLEQLYTFGNVGRDPRNRVVSVAYLGLVNPSYHELFADSDADDAQWFSVNQLPLVAFDHKSIIDIALKRLRTKIQYQPIGFNLLNEEFPFSDLENLYKTIVGQEIDRRNFRKKIMSYGLLNETNNVKKEGSGRPGKLFTFNQEKYKELEEQGFYFEIK from the coding sequence ATGGGGTCACCAAAAAAATTACAGGATATAAAAGTGGCTGTAGATGCAGTTATTTTTGGATATTTCGATAAGAAAGATCTGCAGATACTTTTAATCAAAAGAAATATAGAACCTTTTAAAGGCGGATGGGCACTTCCGGGCGGGCTCGTTTTAGATGATGAAAATCTGGATGATGCTGTAAAAAGAGAGCTGCATGAAGAAGCAGGCATAAAACCCGATTTTTTAGAACAACTCTATACATTTGGTAACGTAGGCCGCGACCCAAGAAATAGAGTGGTTTCTGTGGCTTATCTGGGGCTTGTGAACCCATCTTATCATGAACTCTTTGCTGACTCTGATGCAGATGATGCACAATGGTTCAGCGTCAATCAACTTCCTTTAGTGGCGTTTGACCACAAAAGTATTATTGATATTGCTTTAAAAAGGCTTCGTACCAAAATTCAATACCAACCGATCGGCTTTAATCTTCTCAATGAAGAATTCCCTTTTTCAGACCTTGAAAATCTTTACAAAACCATTGTAGGACAGGAAATAGACCGAAGAAACTTCCGTAAAAAAATCATGAGCTACGGATTGCTTAATGAGACTAATAACGTTAAAAAAGAAGGCAGCGGAAGACCAGGAAAACTCTTTACTTTTAATCAGGAAAAATATAAGGAATTGGAAGAACAGGGATTCTACTTCGAAATCAAATAA
- the lepA gene encoding translation elongation factor 4: protein MKNIRNFCIIAHIDHGKSTLADRLLEYTNTVTQRELQSQTLDDMDLEKERGITIKSHAIQMDYEYKGEKYILNLIDTPGHVDFSYEVSRSIAACEGALLIVDAAQSIQAQTISNLYLALENDLTIIPILNKIDLPSANPEEVTDEIMNLIGCEYEDVLRVSGKTGEGVHNLLEQIVERIPAPVGNPDGPLQALIFDSVYNPFRGIEAYFKVVNGSITKNEKIKFFATGKEYGADEVGTLKLKQVPKKTIQCGDVGYLISGIKDAREVKVGDTITSFENPADGPIDGFEEVKPMVFAGIYPIESEDFEELRFSLEKLRLNDASLVFEPESSAALGFGFRCGFLGMLHMEIVQERLDREFDMNVITTVPNVSYFGYTKKEPEVPILINNPSEMMDPSTMDRVEEPFIKASIITKSDFVGAVMTLCIEKRGEIVNQSYLTSERVELIFNMPLAEVVFDFYDRLKSISKGYASFDYHPIGFRASKLVKMDILINGDMVDALSSLIHDSNAYYIGKRMCEKLRELIPRQQFDIAVQAALGAKVIARETIKALRKDVTAKCYGGDISRKRKLLEKQKEGKKKMKQIGRVEVPQSAFMAVLKLND from the coding sequence ATGAAAAACATACGAAATTTTTGCATAATCGCTCATATCGACCATGGTAAAAGCACCCTGGCAGACCGTCTTTTGGAGTATACTAATACTGTTACTCAAAGAGAACTACAGTCTCAGACGTTGGATGATATGGATTTGGAAAAGGAACGTGGGATTACGATTAAATCTCATGCGATCCAGATGGATTATGAATATAAAGGAGAAAAATATATTCTAAACCTGATTGATACACCGGGACACGTTGACTTCTCTTATGAAGTTTCCCGTTCTATTGCTGCTTGTGAAGGAGCACTTCTTATTGTGGATGCTGCTCAAAGTATTCAGGCACAAACCATCAGTAACTTATATTTAGCATTGGAAAATGATTTAACGATCATTCCTATTTTGAATAAAATTGACCTTCCATCTGCTAACCCTGAAGAAGTAACAGATGAGATCATGAATCTTATCGGATGTGAATATGAAGATGTATTGAGAGTGTCAGGAAAGACAGGAGAGGGAGTTCATAATCTATTAGAACAAATCGTTGAAAGAATCCCTGCACCTGTAGGAAATCCTGACGGGCCACTTCAGGCTTTGATCTTTGACTCTGTTTATAACCCATTCAGAGGAATTGAGGCATACTTCAAAGTGGTAAACGGAAGTATTACTAAAAACGAAAAGATCAAATTCTTCGCAACAGGAAAAGAATATGGAGCTGATGAGGTAGGGACATTAAAATTAAAGCAGGTTCCAAAGAAAACCATTCAGTGTGGAGATGTAGGATATTTGATTTCTGGTATTAAAGATGCCCGTGAAGTAAAAGTAGGAGATACTATTACTTCATTTGAGAACCCTGCAGATGGTCCTATCGATGGTTTTGAAGAAGTAAAACCAATGGTATTTGCGGGTATTTATCCAATTGAGTCTGAGGATTTTGAAGAATTGAGATTCTCTTTGGAGAAACTAAGACTAAATGATGCTTCTTTGGTTTTTGAACCGGAAAGTTCTGCTGCTCTTGGTTTTGGTTTCCGTTGCGGATTCTTAGGAATGCTTCACATGGAAATTGTTCAGGAACGTTTGGATAGAGAGTTCGATATGAACGTGATTACAACAGTTCCTAACGTATCGTACTTTGGGTATACTAAAAAAGAACCTGAAGTTCCAATCCTGATCAACAACCCATCTGAAATGATGGATCCTTCTACAATGGATAGAGTAGAAGAACCTTTCATTAAAGCATCTATCATTACAAAATCTGACTTTGTTGGAGCAGTAATGACTTTATGTATCGAGAAAAGAGGAGAGATCGTTAATCAAAGTTATTTAACTTCAGAAAGAGTAGAATTAATCTTCAATATGCCTTTGGCAGAAGTCGTTTTCGATTTCTATGACAGATTGAAATCAATCTCTAAAGGATATGCGTCATTCGATTACCATCCAATCGGATTCAGAGCTTCCAAGCTTGTAAAAATGGATATCCTGATCAATGGGGATATGGTAGATGCTCTTTCATCTCTGATCCACGACAGTAATGCTTACTACATCGGAAAAAGGATGTGTGAAAAGCTTCGTGAACTAATCCCAAGACAACAGTTTGATATTGCTGTTCAGGCAGCATTGGGAGCAAAAGTTATTGCCAGAGAAACTATTAAAGCTCTAAGAAAAGACGTTACCGCAAAATGTTACGGTGGAGATATCTCCAGAAAACGTAAACTATTGGAAAAGCAGAAAGAAGGTAAGAAGAAAATGAAGCAGATCGGAAGGGTAGAAGTACCACAGTCTGCGTTTATGGCTGTATTGAAGCTGAATGATTAA
- a CDS encoding NADAR family protein, protein MKYTIQNIKEKFQKKQRIKFLFFWGHTVKNEITKSCFSQWFTGAFEENGIVYKTAEHYMMAGKARLFNDHENLEKILQAPTPNQVKSLGRKVKNFDPKLWDEHKYEIVRQGNLLKFSQNKKYKDFLLSTGDKILVEASPYDTIWGIGMLETDSRAENPLLWNGENLLGFALMEVRDELRG, encoded by the coding sequence ATGAAATACACCATACAAAATATTAAAGAGAAATTTCAGAAGAAACAAAGGATAAAGTTTTTATTTTTCTGGGGACATACGGTTAAAAATGAAATCACCAAGTCATGCTTTAGCCAATGGTTTACAGGAGCTTTTGAAGAAAATGGAATCGTTTATAAAACGGCGGAACATTATATGATGGCAGGGAAAGCAAGATTATTTAATGACCATGAAAACTTAGAAAAAATATTGCAGGCACCCACTCCTAATCAGGTTAAAAGCCTGGGCAGAAAAGTAAAAAACTTTGATCCGAAACTTTGGGATGAGCACAAATATGAGATTGTAAGACAAGGAAATCTTTTAAAATTTTCACAGAATAAAAAATATAAAGACTTTCTTTTGTCAACAGGTGATAAGATCCTGGTAGAAGCCAGTCCTTATGATACCATCTGGGGAATCGGAATGCTGGAAACAGATTCAAGAGCAGAAAATCCTTTATTATGGAACGGAGAAAACCTTTTAGGATTTGCTTTGATGGAAGTAAGAGATGAATTAAGAGGGTAA
- a CDS encoding T9SS type A sorting domain-containing protein has product MKKIYLLGGLFFTVLFYSQSLVGGINSGSTSSETLIHTVGEIYVIPTNPDHQNTGTPGILYQTVLNVLGVNEVIAEQEKVSVYPNPTANYITLNVSSRIKPREVMIYDMSGKLISQKEIKENRIDLSFLTQGIYMLIFKDSELKPVKVIKK; this is encoded by the coding sequence ATGAAAAAAATCTATTTACTCGGTGGGCTTTTTTTTACTGTTTTATTCTATTCACAAAGCCTTGTGGGAGGGATCAATTCAGGGAGTACATCCAGTGAGACTCTTATTCATACAGTGGGAGAAATCTATGTGATTCCCACCAATCCTGATCATCAGAATACCGGAACACCAGGAATTTTATATCAAACTGTTTTAAACGTATTAGGCGTTAATGAAGTTATTGCAGAACAGGAAAAAGTAAGTGTTTATCCTAACCCGACTGCAAATTATATTACCCTCAATGTGTCTTCAAGAATAAAGCCAAGAGAAGTTATGATATATGATATGTCTGGTAAACTGATCTCTCAAAAAGAGATTAAAGAAAACCGTATCGACTTGTCTTTTCTTACCCAAGGAATTTATATGCTGATATTTAAAGATTCGGAACTAAAACCAGTAAAAGTTATTAAAAAATAA